In one Brevibacterium sp. CBA3109 genomic region, the following are encoded:
- a CDS encoding copper transporter, whose protein sequence is MIDFRYHLVSLVSVFLALAVGIVLGAGPLKEPIGESLQSQVDSLRADRDDLRAKIEAANGNIDKQNDFVTSAAPELIGDTLKGKDVSIISAPKADSEQVEEITNRIKEAGGTIGGDVSFVDNTLSLADSTAFLTTLRDLVPSLPKDDSTAMRSALVIALTGNASMLEKGKDRVAAEKKSSALFDAFVDAGRLRTDTDHKPTPLFVVIDDQNSTLADDTKPSPEATDDKATRILITDFINSLTSESTSVVVAGDAGSAQNGLVSVLRTEKSRASTVDGLGLGAGAVITVRALAAGEAGTHGHYGFSDDAEEIMPGKD, encoded by the coding sequence GTGATTGATTTTCGTTACCATCTTGTCTCTCTCGTCTCGGTGTTTCTCGCCCTGGCCGTGGGAATCGTGCTGGGCGCTGGACCCCTGAAGGAGCCGATCGGAGAGTCGCTGCAGAGCCAGGTCGACTCACTGCGTGCAGACCGCGACGATCTGCGCGCGAAGATCGAGGCAGCCAACGGCAATATCGACAAGCAGAACGACTTCGTGACCTCCGCGGCCCCCGAGCTCATCGGCGACACGTTGAAGGGCAAGGACGTCAGCATCATCAGCGCCCCGAAGGCCGACTCCGAACAGGTTGAAGAGATCACCAACCGAATCAAGGAAGCCGGCGGGACGATCGGCGGCGACGTCTCCTTCGTGGACAACACTCTGTCACTGGCCGACTCCACAGCCTTCCTCACGACCCTGCGAGACCTTGTGCCGAGCCTGCCCAAAGACGATTCCACAGCGATGCGATCCGCGCTCGTCATCGCACTGACCGGCAACGCCTCGATGCTCGAAAAGGGCAAGGATCGCGTCGCGGCAGAGAAGAAATCCTCCGCACTCTTCGACGCCTTCGTCGATGCGGGTCGCCTGCGCACCGACACCGACCACAAGCCGACCCCGCTCTTCGTCGTCATCGACGACCAGAACTCGACGCTCGCCGACGACACAAAGCCCAGCCCTGAGGCCACCGACGACAAAGCCACACGCATCCTCATCACCGACTTCATCAATTCGCTGACATCGGAGTCGACGTCCGTGGTCGTGGCAGGAGACGCCGGCTCGGCCCAGAACGGGCTCGTCTCGGTCCTCCGGACCGAGAAATCGCGGGCCAGCACCGTCGACGGACTCGGACTGGGGGCAGGTGCGGTCATCACCGTCCGGGCGCTTGCCGCAGGCGAGGCCGGGACCCACGGCCACTACGGCTTCTCCGATGATGCCGAAGAGATCATGCCAGGGAAGGACTGA
- the murJ gene encoding murein biosynthesis integral membrane protein MurJ, producing MSKLVRVFASAALLVSVVTLATRLVGFLRWLVFSPTVGAGTVGTAYQSANQVPNILFEVVAGGALAGAIIPLLAIPLARSDKETAGKIASALLTWAVSVTLPISIVLAVFADPIAHLLIKDGAEEQAATAIFLLMFAPQLVLYGIGAVLTGVLQAHRKFLWPAFAPLLSSLVVIGCYIAYETIGGTDETWRSHIGWLGWGTTIGVAALALPLALPMRSTGLKISPTWTFPHGVAHRALRLAGAGMAALLAQQGAVLVTLMLSNQSGGKGTFVLFSYVNAVYLLPYAVLAVTVATVMFPALSGWVGRTTDPESSPEDREAAQVRLHQLTSTTSAVIISIGLLGTVILMSAAASLETFFTAIDAAGDHTDVPFASMSQAIMVIALAVPGWSFVAWGTRVFYAMERSRYSAAATTAGWLLVIVGMVLAILVTDAAGDPGRTLVAICIGYVLGMSVAGLSLLISMRRVLGAAGLQRILRRSLLSLLAATVASTAGIVVTQWLAGFFGTDAWPSVANGVISALVGCAIFIAIIAFDRSYLTEVRSLLSNRRGGPDQRPTADPPAGPTPARKNEDER from the coding sequence GTGAGTAAGCTGGTTCGAGTCTTCGCCTCTGCGGCGCTGCTCGTCTCGGTCGTCACTCTTGCCACCCGACTCGTCGGCTTCCTCCGGTGGCTGGTGTTCTCTCCCACGGTGGGAGCCGGCACCGTCGGCACCGCTTATCAATCGGCGAACCAGGTGCCGAACATCCTCTTCGAGGTTGTCGCCGGCGGTGCCCTGGCCGGTGCCATCATTCCGCTGTTGGCGATACCGCTGGCCAGGTCGGACAAGGAGACGGCCGGCAAGATCGCCTCGGCGCTTCTGACCTGGGCCGTGTCCGTGACTCTGCCGATCAGTATCGTTCTGGCCGTCTTCGCCGACCCGATCGCCCATCTGCTCATCAAAGACGGTGCGGAGGAACAGGCGGCGACAGCGATCTTCCTGCTGATGTTCGCGCCCCAACTCGTCCTCTACGGCATCGGCGCCGTCCTCACCGGTGTGCTCCAGGCACATCGGAAGTTCCTCTGGCCGGCCTTCGCGCCGTTGCTCTCCAGCCTCGTCGTCATCGGCTGCTACATCGCCTACGAGACGATCGGCGGCACCGATGAGACGTGGCGGTCCCATATCGGCTGGCTCGGTTGGGGCACCACCATCGGTGTTGCGGCCCTCGCACTGCCGCTGGCCCTGCCGATGCGTTCGACCGGTCTGAAGATCTCACCCACCTGGACCTTCCCACACGGAGTCGCACACCGGGCACTGCGCCTGGCCGGTGCGGGCATGGCGGCTCTGCTGGCCCAGCAGGGCGCCGTGCTGGTGACCCTGATGCTGTCGAACCAGTCCGGCGGCAAGGGCACCTTCGTCCTCTTCAGCTACGTCAACGCGGTCTATCTCCTGCCCTATGCGGTCCTTGCGGTGACTGTGGCAACGGTGATGTTCCCCGCGCTGTCCGGGTGGGTGGGGAGAACCACCGACCCCGAATCGAGTCCCGAGGATCGCGAAGCGGCACAGGTCCGACTCCACCAGCTGACCTCGACCACCTCGGCCGTGATCATCAGCATCGGGCTGCTGGGCACGGTGATCCTGATGAGCGCCGCAGCCTCACTGGAGACCTTCTTCACCGCCATCGATGCAGCCGGAGACCACACGGACGTGCCCTTTGCTTCGATGAGTCAGGCCATCATGGTCATAGCCCTCGCCGTTCCCGGCTGGTCCTTCGTCGCCTGGGGCACACGCGTCTTCTACGCCATGGAACGCTCCCGATACTCGGCAGCGGCGACAACGGCGGGGTGGCTCCTCGTCATCGTTGGAATGGTGCTTGCGATCCTGGTCACCGACGCCGCCGGAGATCCGGGGCGGACCCTGGTGGCGATCTGCATCGGCTATGTCCTCGGCATGAGCGTGGCGGGTCTGTCGCTGCTCATCTCGATGCGTCGAGTGCTGGGAGCCGCAGGTCTGCAGAGAATTCTGCGCCGTAGCCTGCTGTCTCTGCTGGCTGCGACGGTGGCCTCCACCGCAGGCATCGTCGTCACGCAGTGGTTGGCCGGCTTCTTCGGCACCGACGCATGGCCCTCGGTGGCCAACGGCGTGATCTCCGCGCTCGTCGGGTGTGCGATATTCATCGCCATCATCGCATTCGACCGCAGCTACCTCACCGAGGTTCGCAGTCTGCTGTCGAACCGCCGAGGTGGTCCCGATCAGAGACCCACAGCAGATCCGCCCGCCGGGCCGACCCCTGCGAGAAAGAATGAGGATGAGAGATGA
- the steA gene encoding putative cytokinetic ring protein SteA, whose amino-acid sequence MKARRTREKPTVPTRSGPAPARLDRRTKDLTKRLSAGDIAVIKHADIDRISAEALVGCKPAAVINADKSISGRYPNLGPGIIIDAGIPLIDATGPEIFDLVEENSQISIADDTVFLDETEIATGIVQTSETIAEDMHEAEAGMNSVLVDFVDNTIEYIRKDSDLLSAELVVPEVATKFEDRHVLIVVRGYHYKEDLAILGSYIREYRPLLVGVDGGADAIIEAGYKPDMIVGDMDSVSDTALTSGAEIVVHAYRDGNAPGTERVHSLGVDCVAFAASGTSEDIAMLLADDKGASLIVAVGTHDTVMEFLDKGRKGMASTFITRLRVGSKLIDAKGVSLLYRQRISSLQLSVLIIAGLVALGVALFATAAGQTLIGLIGAQLDGVFGWFGSLFGGDPAASLESASIFQGLTSD is encoded by the coding sequence ATGAAAGCGCGTAGAACCCGGGAGAAGCCCACAGTCCCGACCAGGTCAGGCCCGGCTCCAGCCAGGCTCGATCGCCGGACGAAAGACCTCACCAAGCGTTTGAGCGCAGGCGATATCGCGGTCATCAAACACGCCGACATCGACCGGATCTCCGCCGAAGCACTCGTTGGCTGCAAACCCGCCGCAGTCATCAACGCGGACAAGTCGATCTCCGGCCGGTACCCCAACCTGGGACCGGGAATCATCATCGACGCCGGAATCCCTCTCATCGACGCCACCGGTCCGGAGATCTTCGACTTAGTCGAGGAGAACTCCCAGATCAGCATTGCCGACGACACGGTCTTCCTCGACGAGACAGAGATCGCCACCGGCATCGTCCAGACCTCGGAGACGATCGCGGAGGACATGCACGAAGCCGAAGCCGGAATGAACTCCGTGCTCGTGGACTTCGTCGACAACACGATCGAATACATCCGCAAAGACTCAGACCTGCTCTCGGCCGAACTCGTCGTCCCCGAGGTAGCCACGAAGTTCGAGGACCGACACGTCCTCATCGTCGTCCGCGGCTACCACTACAAAGAGGACCTCGCGATCCTCGGCTCCTACATTCGAGAATATCGCCCGCTCCTCGTCGGCGTCGACGGTGGAGCCGACGCCATCATCGAAGCCGGATACAAACCCGACATGATCGTCGGGGACATGGACTCGGTCTCCGACACCGCGCTGACCTCCGGCGCGGAGATCGTCGTCCACGCCTACCGGGACGGAAACGCGCCCGGAACTGAGCGCGTCCATTCCCTGGGCGTCGACTGTGTGGCCTTCGCGGCCTCGGGCACCAGTGAGGACATCGCGATGCTCCTCGCCGACGATAAGGGTGCCAGCCTGATCGTGGCCGTGGGCACACACGACACCGTCATGGAGTTCCTCGACAAGGGCCGCAAGGGCATGGCCTCGACATTCATCACGCGATTGCGGGTGGGCTCGAAGCTCATCGACGCCAAAGGCGTCTCGCTGCTGTACCGACAGAGGATCTCCAGCCTGCAGCTGAGCGTCCTGATCATCGCAGGTCTCGTCGCACTCGGCGTGGCCCTGTTTGCGACCGCGGCCGGACAGACCCTCATCGGGCTCATCGGAGCCCAACTCGACGGAGTCTTCGGATGGTTCGGCTCCCTGTTCGGCGGCGACCCTGCTGCATCGTTAGAATCCGCCAGCATCTTTCAAGGACTGACCAGTGATTGA